GACATGGCGGGGACAAAATCGGACGGCGGGATCGCGCCGGCGGAATAATAATCATTATCCACGTTATATATCTCGCCGGTCGATGCTGCGTCGTCAACGCCGGTTTGATCTTCAAATTCGTCAACCACGCCGTCGGCCATGGCCTGGACGGAGAGGCCGCCGACGACGGCGAGGCGAAAGGCATTGAGCAGGATATTGGCGCGGGCGACGGGATCGGAGGCGGAAAGCCCGGTGAGGTCCGAGCCATCGAGCGCGGGCAACTTGCCGCCGGTCTGTATCACGACCACGTTGCCGGCGCCGGCGCCGGCATCGAGTGTCGCCGCCGAGCCGAGACCCAAATTGACGCGCGCTGCGGGCGCGGCGACCGCCCCGGTGCCGCCCAGCGCCGGCGGGAGGATGTTTTCCGTCGCCACCGCTCCCAGGCCCAGGTTGGCGCGCGCCGTCGCGGCCACGGACGCCAATTCTGACAATGCGTTAGAGATCAGCAGGCCATTCTCGGCTGAAACATAAGCAGCCGACCATACGCTTCCGGTCCACAGCATCATGGTGGGAATCGTCCCGCCCGTATACAGGCATAGGGTCCCCGCCTGGAGCGCATTGTCGTCGTTATCGAGCGAGGGCAAGGTCGCCTTTGCCCCCAGATAGCGGTCGTCAAAATTATCGTAGGCGGCCAGCGCCGCATCCTTGAGAGCAGTGACCTGGGAAATAATATCAGATGCTTCCCAGAGCGCCTCAAGATCGGCCAGCGCCTTGGCCACTGTCTTGACCGCGCCACCCTCGGTCGTGACCGTACTCGTGGCGGCGCCGTGGACGATCTGGTGCAGGGTGGCGCTGTCAGCCGTTACTTTGGCGACGGCGGTCTGAAGGTCGGTTTGTATCGTCATAGGACTACTCCAAAGAAAAGATGGATGGAACCCGGCTTACCAGACGTAAGGTCCGGGCAGCCCGGAATGGACGAGGGCGTGCAGCGCGTCTGCGTCGCGAAACAGCAGGATCAGATCGCTATCGAGAGCGACGGCCAGCGCGTCCTCGGACAACGTCGGGCGCTCGCGGATTTCTAACTCCGAGGTGATCTCCCACAGGATTCCGCCCTTGAGCCTCGCGTCGAACTGACGGGTGAAGCGGGCCTCGTGGGTGGTGAGGCCGACGCCGCCGAGAAGATCGATCTGAAACCATTGCCCGCCCTCTTTGGCGCGCCAACGGTACCAAGCCTCGAACACGGCGAACTGCTCGCGGCGCATCAGCCAGCGCACAGCGATGCGGGTCGGCGCCTGGGTAAAGCGCCTCCTCTGCCGCGCCGGTCCGGCCTCCATCTCGGTGCGCAGGATCGTCTCGCTTGGGCGGAGGCTGTAGCCCTCAATAGTGGGGAGCGGCAGTGTGGCGGGCCAGGTGATGGTCACCGGTACGCCCCCGCCGCCGGATTAAGGCCATAGCGGCGCTCCAGCGTGGGGGCCAAACCTTCGCCGCGTCCGATCTTGCGCGCCATCGAGCTTTCCATTTGCTCGACGAAGACGTCGATCATCACCTCGCCTGCCGGGCCGCGCCTGGTCTCGGTGCGGGCCTGGGTGTTGGGCGCGGTGTTGTAAACGGTCGGTTGCACCACCACGGTGGGCGCGGATTGATCTGCAGGCCCGCGCATCAGGTTGAAGCGGTGGCGGGGATCGTCGCGGGTCAGCACCTCTTCGCCGCGCAAGGCGACGATGGGCATCTCGCCGGAGCGCAGTCCCGTGATGCCGCCGCCATGGAATCGCTCGGCCTCGCGGAACAAGGCCGGATCGACATTGCGGCGGCGCAAATTATCATACCCGACCACGCCGCCGGAATGGGCGATGTTGGCCGCTATCGGGGACTCACCGATGAACGATCCGCCGCCGCTAAACCATCCCGCCAACCCCTCGCCAATTAAGGAGAACAACCCCTCCACCATGCCGCCCAGCGGCTTGACCACCGACATGCGGTACGCCGCCCGCAGCGCCTCCTCGGCGATGGTATTGAACAGATCGCGCGCCGAGAGCTTGCCGGTGGTCGCCCATTTAAGAAAAGCATCCTCGCTGGCCTGCAGCGAGCGGCTGATGCCCTGCTCAACAATTCGGGCGGCGTTGGTGGACTCGTCCACGTAGTCGCGAATGGCGCGGGTAGCGCCGTCTCGCCACTCGCGAGAGGCATTCAGCTTGCGGCGTTCGGCTTCTTCCACTGCCCGGGCGTAGGTCTCCTGCTCTATGGCGGCGTTGGCCAGCAAGTTGTCCAACTCCGCCAGGACGTCGCGATATTCCTCTTCCGCCGTGCGGTGGCGCCTGGCAGTCTCAGCACCCTTCTCGCGCAGCTTGGCCTCGGCCTCCAGTTCCTTGTTTAAGTCGTTGATCGCCTGCTTCTGGTCATAGAGCGCGGCGGAGAGTCGTTCGATTTCAGTCCGTTGGGCGTCCGTCGCCGCATCAGGGAGGCGACCTTGCGCCTGATCGACGGCGGCGCTGCGGGGATCGTCGACGGCATGGCGCTGGCGCTCCAGGTCGGCGATCACCTTGCGGGCTTGGGCGTCGGTACGCAGGGCGGCATCGCGAAGCGGCTTCTCGACAGCCTCGATCTTGCGAGCGGCAATCTCGCCCAGCAGGACTACTTCTCGGTCGACGTCGGCGTCGGCAATGCCGGGGCGACCGCGTTTCTGGTCGGCGGCGGCGATGTCGCGGGCGAGCCGGTCGTTGACGGTGGCGATCTTTTCCGCCGCATCCACGGCGCTCTTTACCTTCTCGGCTTCCAGCGTCTTGATGCGCGTCGCAATGGTTTCGGCGTTACGTTCCCGCTCGGCCTGACCGCGCCCGGACTCGGCTTTATTCTTCACGGCATCAAGGGCTTCGACCTCGGCGCGGCCCTTGGCGATCAGGCCATCGATCTCGGACCCGAGACGGGCCACGGTGGCCTCTGCGGCCTTGGTCGCCGTCTCTATCCTAAAACCATAGCCTGGGTCCCAGACCACCTTGCCCGATTGCAGCCCGGCCAAGTGCTGTTCGGCCTCCGCCAGTTCGCGGACTTTGACCGCCACTTGTTGACTGATGTCCGGTCCCTTGAACATATCGCGGAGACCATTAAGGCTGATGGCGATGCCGCGCAGCGTGGTCTCGACCACGCCCCCCACCACAGGCGTCTTGGCCAGTTCCTCCAGCAGGTTGCCCCAGGCCGACGTCAGGTAATGGGTGGCCCCGCTCAGGCCCCTGGCCTCGGCTTTTCCGGCGCCGCCGACCTGACGCTCCAGAGTCTCCAATATAAGAGCTTGCGCTCCGGCGACGTTGCCGGCCTCGACCATGGCGGCGATCATCTCGCGCTGGGAGGTGGTAAAGGTGACGCCGACCCGTTTCAGGGCGGTGATGCCCTCGACCGGGTCTTCCAGCGCCTTGCCCAATTGCACCGCCGAGGAACGCAGGTCCTGGCCGAACACGGCAGACAGATCTTGCGCCCCTTTGATGGCGCGCACGAACGTATCTCCCGACACCGAGCGGAAGGTGGCCAGCACTGAGGAAGCGTCCATCACCCCTTCGGCGGTGGCCATGGTGGATGCCTCCATGGCGTCGGCCAGATCGTTCAGTTCCCGTCCGGTCAGTCCCGAAGCCTGGCCGGTGGCCTTCAGCACCGCTTCGAGGCGTAGCAGCGATTGTTGGGCGGTTTCCATCTCGTGGAGGCCCTTGCCCAGCGCCATGAATAGACCACCGAAGGCCGCCCCGGCGGCTAACCCGATCGGCCCCAGGCGCAGCATGGCGGAGCCGACCCCGCCCAGGTTGCCGGCGAAGCCTTCCAGATGCACCCGCGCCGCCGAGGTAACCTCATTGATTGCCAGCAGACCCTTGGAGGCGGGCTTGGCCGCCTGCTCGATGCGGGCCAGCGCCCGGCTGCCGTCCTCGCCCAACTGCGCAAGCGTGCGGCGGACGACATCGCCGTCCTTGACGGCAAGACGGATGGTGAGATTGCGGTCGGCCATCAGGCATTACTTTCGTTACGCAGGTTCGCGAGGCCTTCGAGCAGCCCGGCCTCGGCCTCGGGCAGCAGATCGGCGACGGCGGCAACGTCGTAACCGAGCGCCTCGGCCAGCGAGAGGGCGATGCACAAGTCAATGCCGACTGCCGCGCCATTCGGGGCGAAACGTATCTGCCCGGAAAGCCGCAGCAGCACGTCCCAGGTTTGCCAGCCAGCCTCGGTCAGGGGCTCGTGATGGCGATAAGAACAGGCGTTGCCGCAGGCGAGTCCGCCTTCTCGGCAGCCTCGGCAATATCCCGGCCCGCCGCCGAAATGCCATGCGGCGCGGGCCCGGATGCGTTTCCCTCGGCGGCCCTATCTTCGAGCGGCGCCAGATAGCGATGATAGAACAGCGCCGCCAACAATGGATGTTCGTCGATAAAGGCGGCCACCGTCTCGTCGGAGACCGGGGCGTTTATGCCTTGCCATTCGATGACGGCATAGAGGGCAAGGCCCTTGATCATCAGGGCGCGCATCAGACCACGACGGACCGACTCATTGGCCGGATCGAGATTTTCAGATTCTGCTCTGTGCTCGGCCCAGTCGTCGAACACCTTTTCGGCCTGGGCCTGGATCATGGCGTAGGCGGGAGTGGTGATCGGGCGCACCTTGAGCCGCACGCCGTCGGCCAGACTGAGCCAAGCCGGCTCGCGATTTCCTAATTTGATCATTAATAAGCCTCCACATCGTTGGTCAGCGTCACGGTCATCATCCGTCCGGCGACGGTGTTGTTGGCGGCCCGCCAGTCGAAGCCGGCCTGCACGCCGCCGGGACCGCTGATGGCGCGCTTGGGCTTGGGCAGGTAGACCTCGTAAGCCCCGATCACCAGTTTCTCGTCGGCCGAGATGACGTAGGCGAACTCCAGCGTCACCGGGTCACCCGAGGTGGCGGTGTCGAGCAGCGCGGTGTCGGCGAAGCGGACCTCGATGGCGCCGGTCAACGCGGCGATGGTGGGATCGGCGCCGTCGATCCTGCCGTCGCTGCGGATGGTCTCGATGCGCTCCAGGTTGTTGGAATAGGTGAGGTTGGCCCCGGTCAGGTTGGCGAGCGCAGAACCATCCAGCTTCACCTGGCCCTGGAACTGGCCGAAGCGCTTTAAATCCATGCCGCCGGGAATGCCGCCCTGGGATGCGGCGTTGCGGGCCTCGCCCTGGCCGATGGCGTTGAAGGTGGCGTTGGCGTGGCCCGAGCGCTGGAAATTAAGCTGCATCGAGTTGACCCGCACGCCGCCGATCAGGAAGAAAGCGGGGACCTCGGGCATGCCGACCTCGACCGACATACTGGGCAGCGTCATCGCTCCCGAGCCGAACTCGTGGATGAACGGCCCCGGCATCACGCCGGTGGTGGTCGGCGCACCCAGCAGCGCCTTCAGCCAGTGACCGAAGTAGCGCAGATCGACCGGCGCGACGATGTCGCCCTCGACCTTGATGACGTCGCGCGACGGCGCGGCGGGATCGCGGCCCTGACCGAGAATGTCGCTGTCGATCAGCCCCTGCTCAGAGCCGAGACTCGAAGAGACGAAGGGGAAGCGGACGAACCCCGTTGCCGGGGATACGCCATATACAGTCTCGAACGCCGCCAATAGAAGGGCGTTCGCGCCATAGGCACGGGACATATCTTGGTTCTCCTATGATGAAAGTTCAGGCCAGCGGATCGCTGGTCTCGTAGTGCAGGGTGACGGCTACCACGGCGCCCTTGAGACCGGCGGCGCCGTCGATGGCGAGGTCGTGGGTTCGGGGCGCGCCCCACTCGATCCAGTCGACCAGTCCGTCCAGGGTGCGATCAGTGGCAAGGACGGCGCCTACCTCCCCCAGCAATACATCGAGCGCGGCGGTCGCGGCGGCGGACGGAGCCATCTGGACGATGACCTCGATCTCGGCCCGGTGCTGCCAGAGATAGGTAAGCGGCGAAAGTAAAATCTCCGGCTCGCCCGGGTCGCCGTCGCGCAGGATCACCAGACCGGCGGCCGGAACCTTCTCGGGCAGCGGCTCCTCGCGTTTGACGGCGGCGGACTGGATCGTCTGTAGCCTTGCCAGCAAGGCGGCAAGGATTTGTTCGCGGCGGGTGGGCATTGAAATTGTATCCCAACTGTGATACGGTTTAGCAAATCTGGAGAATTGCCATGTCCAAGACCGAGATGATCCGCGCCCGCGTCGAGCCTGACCTTAAACATAAGGCCGAGGAGGTTTTTTCGGCGCTCGGCTTGTCGCCAACCGAAGCGATCACCCTGTTCTACAAGCAAGTGACCATGCATCATGGCCTGCCCTTCGAGGTGAGGATTCCCAATGCGGCAACCCGGGAGGCGATCCGTCAGGCCAAGGCCAAGGAAGGACTGACCAGGTACGCCAGCGTCAAGGACCTGATGGCTGAATTCAAAGATGCGTGAACTGCTCGTTTCAACGCTGTTCAAGAAAGATATGAAACGGGCCGCGAAGCGCGGAAAGGATCCAGCCAAGCTCGACCGCATCATCAATAAGATTGTTGCCAAAGAGCCTCTCGAATTCCGGCACAGGCCACATCGACTGTCTGGTGATTGGACTCCCTGTTGGGAATGTCATATTGAACCCGATTGGCTGCTCATCTGGGACGAAGACGAGGAAAGCGTGACCCTTGTCCGGACCGGAACCCATTCAGATCTGTTTGATTGATCCATCCTATAGTCCCGTATCTCGCCAGTTGCGGACCACCAGCCCCGGCAGGGCGGATATCCATTTTTCGGCGGCGCCGGCAACGTCGAGACGTTTGCGTAGCGTCACCTGGGGAACGAGCAAAAACATGGGCACGGTGGCGAGGCCGCGTCCGGATTTGAGCGCCGAAGCGCTTGCCTTGGCAAACCCTCCGCGTTTGCCGGCGCGGGCGCGCAGGTTATCGGCGACCAGCAGCGACGGCCCCCGGCGGCGATAAACGAACTTGAGTCGGGCGCCATGCATCCGCTCCCACAAGCCCGGCGTCATCTTCTGTTTTCCATCGCCATACTTCCCGGCGGCAAGCGTCGGGATAGCTAGGAAGAACCCGTGCTTCGAGCGGATCACCGCGCCCTCCTCGTAGGTCCGCACGATGTTGGGCGCTTTGCTGAACACCAGCCCGGCGGCGCGGATGCTCTTCTGGCCCTTGGGGTAGACCTCGCTCCGCCAGGTGTTGGCGAGACGCCGGCCCAGTCCGGCGCCGGTGATCTGTCGGCGCAGTTCCTGCTTGAGGCCATCGGTCGCTTCTCGGATGCCGGCCGTTACCGCCTCTTCGCCGGCCTTCAACTCGTCGGCCAGGAAATGTTTCAGATCGCCTTCGATGGCCGCCGAGATTCTCATATCGGCCTCGTATCTAACGTCCACACCAGCCGTTCGGCGTCCCGCGTCGGCTCGCCCTGGATGATGAAGGTCTCACCGTCGAAGATGATGGCATCGCCTTCAGTCGGGGCCGGAACCTCAAACACCCGCACCTCGAACATTGCCGTCGCCGTATGCACGGCGATGTCGCCGAACTCGGCCTGCCGGTCCGGACGGCGGGCGACCGCCCGCACCGGCGTCCCGTCGCCGACCCCGCCCGGACGGTAGATGGCGGTGCGGGCGATGTCGGGATTGGCAAACAGGTCGTCGAGGGCAGCGGTGAAGGCGTCCAAACGGTTTCTCCAAAGAATAAGGGCGGCCTGAGCCGCCCTTCGCTGACGCATAATAGGGACGTGGCCTACCTGTTGTTGACGCCGTCCTTGAGACCCTTGCCGGCCTTGAACTTCACCGCCTTGCCGGCGGCGATCTTGATGGCGGCGCCGGTCTGCGGGTTGCGTCCGGTCCGGGCGCCGCGCTTGGCAACGCTGAAACTGCCAAACCCGATCAGCCGCACGTCCTTGCCCTTAGCCAGCGACTTGCCGATGGCGTTCAGCGTGGCGGCGACCATCTTTGCGGCCTGGGCGTTGGATAGACCCGTTTCCTTGGCGACGGCGGCGGCGAGTTCCTTGCTGTTCATGATGTTCCCCCTGCAAGATGAATGATCAGACCTGATTAGCAGAGGCTGTACGGCAAGGCAACGTCAACCCATGGTAAAAAAACCTCCCGGCTGAGTTTTATCCTCGCCGTCAGTTGCTGGTGTGAATGCGCACGGCAAGACGGGGCCGCTTGTTGACCGGCAGGATCGAGGCCTCGGTCTTGACGTCGATGGCGCTGCCGTCGTTGCGCGCGATCTGACGGGCGTACATGGGCAGGCCCATGGTGTTGACCGTTTCGATCAGATTGGCGGGCGCGCCATAGGTGACGAAGGTGTCCATGGTTCCCAAGGGGAAGGCGATGCCCTCGCCCGCCGGGATCAAGGTCTCGGTGGCCCCG
This region of Rhodospirillales bacterium RIFCSPLOWO2_02_FULL_58_16 genomic DNA includes:
- a CDS encoding acyl-CoA transferase, with the translated sequence MPTRREQILAALLARLQTIQSAAVKREEPLPEKVPAAGLVILRDGDPGEPEILLSPLTYLWQHRAEIEVIVQMAPSAAATAALDVLLGEVGAVLATDRTLDGLVDWIEWGAPRTHDLAIDGAAGLKGAVVAVTLHYETSDPLA
- a CDS encoding DNA-binding protein HU (histone-like DNA-binding protein); the protein is MNSKELAAAVAKETGLSNAQAAKMVAATLNAIGKSLAKGKDVRLIGFGSFSVAKRGARTGRNPQTGAAIKIAAGKAVKFKAGKGLKDGVNNR